A window from Citrus sinensis cultivar Valencia sweet orange chromosome 5, DVS_A1.0, whole genome shotgun sequence encodes these proteins:
- the LOC127902261 gene encoding uncharacterized protein LOC127902261 codes for MILGDTDTTPTIIQIPKQIQKQELLQLMPLEWLTNYKQFHQNSEHVQTSQAIFERRSDRQVKMSFQTPDKPNPYPPWLSYTTMITAVSIGQEPNLLIYGFSSEGYPVYPDKVNGHFLWDVPEAHMCNPDCPCLDDTDDDKDFEIMRRIRRKKKPSPPKTLCRPYLLRPPDDPESDQPLPIYKKALRQLQRESSFKRNPAQPKIKSCLMFSSSSQSYQESFPPLERHKDPQTKVVSQHYVQSPITTSRAPEAPKQYEAVLNWQTQNASAHNQALHHLGKKIDKVASHMSQTETKVDTITARLEQIY; via the coding sequence ATGATCCTTGGAGACACGGATACAACTCCAACCATCATCCAGATCcccaaacaaattcaaaagcaagaGTTACTTCAACTCATGCCTTTGGAATGGCTTACTAATTATAAGCAATTCCATCAGAATTCAGAACATGTCCAGACTTCCCAAGCCATCTTTGAAAGAAGATCAGACAGACAAGTCAAGATGTCTTTTCAGACTCCTGACAAACCAAACCCATATCCTCCATGGCTCTCTTATACTACTATGATCACTGCAGTCTCTATTGGACAAGAGCCAAATCTTCTGATCTATGGATTTTCCTCAGAAGGGTATCCAGTATACCCTGACAAAGTCAATGGtcatttcctatgggatgtTCCAGAAGCCCATATGTGTAATCCAGATTGTCCCTGCTTGGATGACACAGATGATGACAAAGACTTTGAAATCATGAGACGAataaggagaaagaaaaaaccttcTCCACCTAAAACTCTGTGTCGGCCCTATCTCCTAAGACCTCCGGATGATCCAGAATCAGATCAACCattacccatttacaaaaaagCACTCAGACAACTCCAACGAGAGTCCTCATTTAAGCGTAATCCTGCTCAACCAAAAATCAAGTCATGCTTGATGTTCTCATCTTCTAGCCAATCATACCAAGAATCCTTTCCTCCACTCGAAAGGCACAAAGACCCTCAAACCAAAGTTGTTTCTCAACACTATGTCCAATCACCAATCACAACCTCTAGAGCACCAGAAGCACCAAAGCAGTATGAGGCAGTGctcaactggcaaacccaaaatgccagTGCTCATAATCAAGCTCTCCACCATCTTGGTAAAAAGATTGATAAAGTGGCATCACATATGTCACAAACAGAAACAAAGGTGGACACTATTACTGCCCGACTTgaacaaatttattga